A portion of the Enterobacter sp. SA187 genome contains these proteins:
- the exaC gene encoding acetaldehyde dehydrogenase ExaC: MLYAHPGLNGAKVSFKKRYGNYIGGEFVDPVEGRWFDNTTPVTGEAIAQFPRSGAADIEKALDAAHAAADAWGKTSAQERANVLLAIADRIEENLELLALTETWDNGKPIRETLGADLPLAVDHFRYFAGCIRAQEGTAAEIDSTTVAYHIYEPLGVVGQIIPWNFPLLMAAWKLGPALAAGNCVVLKPAEQTPLGISVLMELIGDLLPKGVLNVVHGFGTEAGEPLARSKRIEKIAFTGSTSIGRHILSCAAENIIPSTVELGGKSPNIFFEDIMNGDAEFIDKAVEGAVLGFFNQGEVCTCPSRVLVQESIYPQFVEKVIARMETIRKGDPFDTDTMIGAQASREQYDKILSYIEIAREEGGEIITGGAHIDHGDTLQNGFYIQPTLIKGHNSMRCFQEEIFGPVLGITTFKDEEEALRIANDTEYGLGAGLWTLDINRAWRMGRAIKAGRVWTNCYHLYPAHAAFGGYKNSGVGRETHKMALSQYQQIKNLLVSYSGKPLGLF, encoded by the coding sequence ATGCTCTACGCTCATCCTGGCCTGAACGGCGCGAAAGTCTCGTTTAAAAAACGTTATGGCAACTATATTGGCGGCGAATTTGTCGATCCGGTCGAAGGGCGCTGGTTCGATAACACCACGCCGGTGACGGGTGAAGCTATCGCACAGTTTCCCCGTTCGGGCGCGGCGGATATTGAAAAAGCGCTGGACGCCGCTCATGCCGCCGCCGACGCCTGGGGTAAAACCAGCGCGCAGGAGCGCGCAAATGTGCTGCTGGCGATCGCCGATCGCATTGAGGAAAATCTGGAGCTGCTGGCGCTGACGGAGACCTGGGATAACGGCAAACCGATCCGCGAAACCCTGGGGGCGGATTTACCGCTGGCGGTGGATCATTTCCGCTATTTTGCCGGTTGTATCCGCGCCCAGGAGGGTACCGCGGCAGAAATCGACAGCACCACGGTCGCGTACCATATTTATGAACCGCTCGGCGTGGTCGGTCAGATCATTCCGTGGAACTTTCCGCTGCTCATGGCGGCGTGGAAACTCGGCCCGGCGCTGGCGGCGGGCAACTGCGTGGTGCTGAAACCGGCGGAGCAGACGCCGCTCGGCATCAGCGTGCTGATGGAACTGATTGGCGATCTGCTACCGAAAGGCGTGCTTAACGTGGTGCACGGTTTCGGTACCGAAGCGGGTGAGCCGCTGGCGCGCAGCAAGCGTATCGAGAAAATCGCTTTCACCGGATCCACCTCTATCGGGCGGCATATTCTCTCCTGTGCGGCGGAAAATATTATTCCCAGCACCGTTGAGCTGGGTGGGAAATCGCCGAATATTTTCTTTGAAGACATCATGAACGGCGACGCGGAGTTTATCGACAAAGCCGTTGAGGGCGCGGTGCTCGGCTTCTTCAACCAGGGAGAAGTCTGTACCTGTCCGTCGCGCGTGCTGGTGCAGGAGTCGATCTATCCGCAGTTTGTGGAGAAAGTCATCGCCCGCATGGAAACCATCCGCAAGGGCGATCCCTTTGATACGGACACCATGATCGGCGCGCAGGCTTCCCGCGAGCAGTACGACAAGATCCTCTCCTACATTGAGATCGCCAGGGAAGAGGGCGGCGAGATCATCACCGGCGGGGCGCATATCGATCATGGCGACACCCTGCAAAACGGCTTCTATATCCAGCCGACGCTGATCAAAGGCCACAACAGTATGCGCTGCTTCCAGGAGGAGATTTTTGGACCGGTGCTGGGTATTACGACCTTTAAGGATGAAGAAGAAGCGCTGCGCATTGCCAACGATACGGAGTACGGGCTGGGAGCGGGGTTGTGGACGCTGGATATTAACCGCGCGTGGCGTATGGGACGGGCGATCAAAGCCGGTCGTGTGTGGACCAACTGCTACCATCTGTATCCGGCGCATGCGGCCTTCGGCGGGTATAAAAATTCCGGCGTCGGACGTGAAACGCACAAAATGGCGCTGAGTCAGTATCAACAGATCAAAAACCTGCTGGTCAGCTACAGCGGAAAGCCGCTGGGCCTGTTTTAA
- a CDS encoding sigma-54-dependent Fis family transcriptional regulator: protein MPQPVPCQVEASWQRSLNYGLQRDDDSQPWVASGQLKEARAENTWISRLADPLLARLHPELASHPSIMVLSDASGLVLETHGNSDFLHKAQRYALSPGNLWGEHARGTNAIGTALALQQHCEVSGGEHYLSRNAGLFCSASPVFRPDGLVAGVLDLSTPAHAPRPDAAAIVRRAVCQIEHAWTTSAAGTQRWLLSLHADAALPGSAGELLFIVEDNVLLGANSLAMKEFALLPAHFGSTAISTLLPQIALTGGTTRTVACNQRHYTLRQTPPTRRYPGRGIAAPQAVVDPQKAKALRVLNAGIALCVTGETGCGKEHLSRELHASSQWRTGPFVAINCAALPENLIESELFGYAPGAFTGASPRGYSGKLCEANGGVLFLDEIGDMPLTLQTRLLRVLQEKKVTPLGASTSRDVNFALICATHQDLVARAAAGAFREDLLYRIQEYHLRMPPLREWPDREAFILRLWNELGAAKRQLTLSEAVVSELAARPWPGNVRQLISQLRVLMALADDGEHIGLADLPESTPAPAYSDELAIAEAQGNMSLAARKLGISRSTLYRRREKRQPV from the coding sequence ATGCCGCAACCCGTACCCTGCCAGGTGGAAGCCTCCTGGCAACGCAGCCTGAATTATGGCCTGCAACGTGACGACGACAGCCAGCCGTGGGTCGCATCCGGACAGCTGAAAGAGGCGCGAGCGGAAAACACCTGGATCAGCCGCCTGGCGGATCCGCTGCTGGCGCGGCTGCATCCGGAACTCGCCAGCCATCCGTCGATAATGGTGCTTTCCGACGCCAGCGGGCTGGTGCTGGAAACGCACGGCAACAGCGATTTTCTGCATAAAGCCCAGCGCTATGCCCTTTCTCCCGGCAATTTGTGGGGCGAGCACGCCCGCGGCACTAACGCCATCGGCACGGCGCTGGCGCTGCAACAGCACTGCGAAGTCTCCGGCGGCGAGCACTACCTCAGCCGTAACGCCGGGCTTTTCTGCTCCGCCTCACCGGTGTTCCGCCCGGATGGGCTGGTCGCCGGAGTGCTGGATCTCTCGACGCCCGCCCACGCACCGCGCCCCGATGCGGCGGCAATTGTGCGACGCGCCGTTTGTCAGATCGAACACGCCTGGACCACCAGCGCCGCGGGTACACAGCGCTGGCTGCTGAGTCTGCACGCGGATGCCGCCCTGCCCGGCAGCGCCGGGGAATTGCTGTTTATCGTTGAAGATAATGTCCTGCTCGGCGCGAATAGCCTGGCAATGAAAGAGTTCGCCCTGCTGCCGGCGCATTTTGGCAGCACCGCCATCAGCACACTGCTGCCGCAGATCGCCCTGACCGGCGGGACCACCCGCACCGTCGCCTGCAACCAGCGGCATTACACCCTGCGCCAGACGCCGCCCACCCGCCGTTATCCCGGACGCGGCATCGCTGCGCCACAGGCCGTGGTCGATCCGCAAAAAGCCAAAGCGCTGCGCGTACTGAACGCCGGGATCGCCCTGTGCGTGACCGGGGAAACCGGCTGCGGCAAAGAACATCTGAGCCGCGAGCTGCACGCCAGCAGCCAGTGGCGCACTGGCCCGTTTGTGGCGATCAACTGCGCCGCCCTGCCGGAAAATCTGATCGAATCCGAGCTGTTCGGCTATGCGCCTGGCGCCTTTACCGGCGCAAGTCCGCGCGGTTACAGCGGTAAGCTGTGCGAGGCCAATGGCGGCGTGCTGTTTCTGGATGAGATCGGCGATATGCCACTGACGCTGCAAACGCGGCTGCTGCGGGTGTTGCAGGAGAAAAAAGTCACCCCGCTCGGGGCCAGCACCAGCCGTGACGTGAATTTCGCGCTGATTTGCGCCACACATCAGGATCTGGTTGCCCGCGCGGCAGCCGGGGCGTTCCGCGAAGATCTGCTTTATCGCATTCAGGAATATCACCTGCGTATGCCGCCACTACGGGAGTGGCCTGACCGCGAAGCCTTTATCCTCAGGCTGTGGAATGAACTGGGGGCCGCAAAACGTCAGCTGACGCTGAGCGAAGCGGTGGTCAGTGAGCTGGCGGCGCGCCCATGGCCGGGCAACGTACGCCAGCTGATAAGCCAGCTGCGGGTGCTGATGGCGCTGGCTGATGATGGTGAGCACATTGGGCTGGCGGATCTGCCGGAAAGCACGCCTGCACCCGCTTATAGCGATGAGCTTGCCATTGCCGAAGCGCAGGGCAACATGAGTCTCGCCGCCCGTAAATTAGGCATCTCGCGCAGTACTCTGTATCGCCGCCGCGAAAAACGCCAGCCGGTTTAA
- the pgaD gene encoding poly-beta-1,6-N-acetyl-D-glucosamine biosynthesis protein PgaD, which produces MNEPLIFTEQRVFPRVMDAVLTLVAWLGFSYLIYTGLMVALAESPDSGVRPFYSTYGTVMLYMAVALLIGAVLIGWAKYNQHRFRVERRRRRPGLEKHEVAASFSITPELALELSKARVLTLAHYDTGAIDRVYMAKLLADEPEYEVRR; this is translated from the coding sequence ATGAATGAACCTCTGATTTTTACTGAACAGCGGGTCTTCCCGCGGGTGATGGACGCCGTGCTGACGCTGGTGGCCTGGCTGGGCTTTTCGTATCTGATCTATACCGGGCTGATGGTCGCGCTGGCGGAGTCGCCTGACAGCGGGGTGCGGCCTTTTTACAGCACTTACGGTACGGTGATGCTGTATATGGCTGTGGCATTACTGATCGGCGCCGTGCTGATTGGCTGGGCGAAATATAATCAGCACCGTTTTCGCGTCGAGCGCCGCCGCCGCCGTCCGGGGCTGGAAAAGCACGAAGTCGCCGCCAGTTTTTCCATCACGCCGGAACTGGCGCTGGAGTTGAGTAAGGCGCGGGTGCTGACGCTGGCGCATTACGATACCGGGGCGATTGACCGGGTGTATATGGCGAAACTGCTGGCGGATGAGCCGGAGTATGAGGTTCGGCGGTAG
- the pgaC gene encoding poly-beta-1,6-N-acetyl-D-glucosamine synthase, whose product MTDRIVAFLILCLMFSFPLGVAAIFTGEVILNFVFFWPLFMSALWISGGLYFWFYRERHWPWGKGTPAPELPGNPLISILIPCYNEGLNARETIEAALAQRYQNIEVIAINDGSKDNTGAVLDGLAEEFPRLRVIHLAENQGKAVALQAGAAAANSDFLVCIDGDALLDRDAAAYLVTPLLLYPRVGAVTGNPRIRTRSTLIGRVQVGEFTSIIGLIKRTQRIYGQVFTVSGVIAAFRRRALAEVGYWSPDMITEDIDISWKLQLRHWSVFFEPRALCWILMPETLKGLWKQRLRWAQGGAEVFIVNMRRLWAWEYRRMWPLFLEFCLSTIWAFAYAISILLFLFGMVLPMPDSLHVQHLFPPAFTGLMLGVVCLLQFMVSLLIERRYEKGIAASLFWIIWFPVVYWMLSLFTTLVAFPKVMLARKRSRARWVSPDRGIGRIES is encoded by the coding sequence ATGACCGATCGCATCGTCGCGTTTCTGATCCTTTGCCTGATGTTCAGCTTCCCGCTGGGCGTGGCTGCCATTTTCACGGGTGAAGTGATCCTCAATTTCGTGTTTTTCTGGCCGCTGTTTATGTCCGCACTGTGGATCAGCGGCGGGCTGTATTTCTGGTTCTACCGCGAGCGGCACTGGCCCTGGGGGAAAGGGACGCCCGCGCCGGAACTGCCGGGCAACCCGCTGATCTCCATTCTTATCCCCTGTTATAACGAAGGGCTGAACGCGCGGGAAACCATCGAGGCGGCGCTGGCGCAGCGCTATCAGAACATCGAGGTGATCGCCATTAATGACGGTTCGAAAGATAACACCGGGGCGGTGCTGGATGGACTGGCGGAAGAGTTTCCGCGCCTGCGGGTGATCCATCTGGCGGAAAACCAGGGCAAGGCGGTGGCGCTACAGGCGGGCGCGGCGGCGGCAAACAGCGATTTCCTCGTCTGTATTGATGGCGATGCGCTGCTGGATCGCGACGCCGCGGCTTATCTGGTGACGCCGTTGCTGCTTTACCCGCGGGTCGGGGCGGTGACGGGCAATCCGCGCATCCGTACCCGCTCCACGCTGATTGGCCGCGTCCAGGTGGGGGAATTCACGTCGATCATCGGGCTTATCAAACGCACCCAGCGGATCTACGGTCAGGTGTTTACCGTCTCCGGCGTGATCGCCGCTTTCCGCCGCCGGGCGCTGGCGGAAGTGGGCTACTGGAGTCCGGACATGATCACCGAGGACATCGACATCAGCTGGAAGCTGCAACTGCGTCACTGGTCAGTATTTTTTGAGCCGCGGGCGCTGTGCTGGATCCTGATGCCGGAGACGCTGAAAGGCCTGTGGAAGCAGCGGTTGCGCTGGGCGCAGGGCGGCGCCGAAGTGTTTATCGTCAACATGCGTCGCCTGTGGGCCTGGGAATATCGCCGCATGTGGCCGCTGTTTCTGGAGTTTTGCTTATCGACGATTTGGGCCTTCGCCTATGCGATCAGCATTTTGCTGTTCCTCTTCGGCATGGTGCTGCCTATGCCGGATTCCTTACATGTTCAACATCTGTTTCCACCGGCGTTTACCGGGCTGATGCTCGGCGTGGTGTGTCTGTTGCAGTTTATGGTCAGTTTGCTGATTGAGCGGCGTTACGAAAAGGGCATTGCGGCGTCGCTGTTCTGGATCATCTGGTTCCCGGTGGTCTACTGGATGTTGAGTTTATTTACCACCCTGGTGGCTTTCCCTAAGGTCATGCTGGCGCGTAAGCGCAGCAGGGCACGCTGGGTCAGCCCGGATCGCGGTATCGGGAGAATTGAATCATGA